In a single window of the Nodularia spumigena CCY9414 genome:
- a CDS encoding alpha-D-ribose 1-methylphosphonate 5-phosphate C-P-lyase PhnJ: protein MPKSQTQTGFNFAYLDEQTKRSIRRALLKAIAIPGHQIPFSSREMPMSYGWGTGGMQVTAAVIGQTDVLKVIDQGADDTTNAVNIRRFFKKVCGIETTEQTEKATLIQTRHRIPETPLREGQILVYQVPIPEPLRWLEPSSVETGKMHALEEYGPMYVKLYEDITNHGHIATSYDYPVMVHDRYLMSPSPIPRFDNPKMQMNPALQLFGAGREKRIYAVPPYTKVKSLDFEDHPFTVERWHQGCELCGSTESYLDEVLIDDKGGRLWICSDTDYCRQQQQQRMS from the coding sequence ATGCCCAAATCACAAACCCAAACCGGCTTCAACTTTGCTTACCTCGACGAACAAACCAAACGCTCAATTCGCCGCGCCTTACTCAAAGCCATTGCCATCCCAGGACATCAGATTCCCTTTTCCTCTAGAGAAATGCCCATGTCATACGGCTGGGGAACTGGAGGAATGCAAGTCACAGCGGCCGTAATTGGTCAAACTGATGTTCTCAAAGTCATCGACCAAGGTGCAGACGACACCACCAACGCCGTGAATATTCGCCGCTTTTTCAAAAAAGTGTGCGGGATAGAAACAACAGAACAAACAGAAAAAGCCACCCTGATCCAGACACGCCACCGCATACCCGAAACACCACTGAGGGAAGGACAAATTTTAGTTTACCAAGTCCCAATTCCCGAACCTTTACGCTGGCTCGAACCCTCATCTGTAGAAACGGGCAAAATGCACGCCCTAGAAGAGTACGGGCCAATGTACGTCAAGCTGTATGAAGATATTACCAACCACGGACACATTGCCACATCCTACGATTACCCCGTAATGGTGCATGACCGTTATTTAATGAGTCCTAGTCCCATACCACGTTTCGATAATCCCAAAATGCAGATGAATCCAGCACTCCAGTTATTTGGTGCTGGAAGAGAAAAGCGCATCTATGCCGTACCACCTTATACCAAAGTTAAAAGCCTCGACTTTGAAGACCACCCCTTCACTGTGGAACGATGGCATCAAGGCTGTGAGTTATGTGGTTCTACTGAAAGTTATCTAGACGAGGTATTAATTGATGACAAAGGAGGCAGGCTGTGGATTTGTTCAGATACAGACTATTGCCGTCAGCAACAGCAGCAAAGAATGTCTTAA
- a CDS encoding carbon-phosphorus lyase complex subunit PhnI — MPYVAVKGGEQAIQNAEALLQSQRRGNPAIPELTLDQIEQQLTLAVERVMCEGNLYDRGLAALAIKQSWGDLVEAIFLIRAYRTTLPRFYYSQPLDTSQMQIQRRISSIFKDVPGGQNLGPTFDYIHRLLDFQLMAESEVSSAPEAEASNEPVPWVIDTLDQEGLIQAEINDGSPTSPPFDLTRQPLTFPAGRDARLQNLARADEGFLLSLAYSTQRGYGRNHPFAGEIRMGEVEVVICPEELGFEIAIADITITEVQMVNQFQGSKELPAQFTRGYGLTFGYNERKAMSMALVDRAMRSEELGETVDSPAQNIEFVLSHSDNVEAQGFVQHLKLPHYIDFQAELNLVRKMRQNQQPEKNHDVPHAETHRRTEEVRKAK, encoded by the coding sequence ATGCCATACGTTGCAGTCAAAGGCGGTGAACAAGCAATCCAAAATGCAGAAGCATTACTCCAAAGCCAGCGCCGGGGTAATCCGGCTATTCCCGAACTAACCCTAGACCAAATTGAACAACAATTGACCTTAGCTGTAGAAAGGGTGATGTGCGAAGGCAACTTATATGACCGAGGATTAGCAGCCTTAGCCATCAAACAATCCTGGGGTGATTTAGTAGAGGCAATTTTTTTAATTCGAGCCTATCGCACAACACTGCCACGCTTTTACTACAGCCAGCCTCTAGACACCAGTCAAATGCAAATTCAACGGCGAATTTCTTCTATCTTTAAAGATGTGCCAGGAGGACAAAACTTAGGGCCGACCTTTGACTACATTCACCGCTTGCTAGATTTTCAGCTAATGGCAGAAAGTGAAGTTTCATCAGCACCGGAAGCAGAAGCCAGTAATGAACCTGTTCCCTGGGTGATTGACACATTAGATCAAGAAGGGTTAATCCAGGCAGAGATAAATGATGGTTCTCCCACGTCTCCACCGTTTGATTTAACTCGCCAACCTCTCACCTTTCCGGCCGGAAGGGATGCGAGACTTCAGAATTTAGCGCGTGCAGACGAGGGCTTTTTACTATCTTTGGCGTACTCTACTCAACGAGGTTACGGCAGAAATCATCCATTTGCGGGGGAAATTCGCATGGGAGAAGTAGAAGTAGTGATTTGTCCTGAAGAATTGGGATTTGAAATTGCGATCGCTGATATAACAATCACTGAAGTGCAGATGGTGAATCAGTTTCAAGGTAGCAAAGAATTACCCGCCCAATTCACTCGCGGTTATGGTCTCACCTTTGGCTACAATGAGCGCAAAGCTATGTCAATGGCCTTAGTAGATAGGGCAATGCGATCTGAAGAATTGGGTGAAACGGTAGATAGTCCCGCTCAAAATATTGAGTTTGTACTTTCTCACTCTGACAACGTAGAAGCACAGGGATTTGTCCAACACTTAAAATTACCTCACTACATTGACTTTCAAGCAGAGTTAAATTTAGTACGCAAAATGCGACAAAATCAACAGCCAGAGAAGAATCATGATGTGCCTCACGCAGAGACGCACAGACGCACAGAGGAAGTGAGAAAAGCCAAATGA
- the grpE gene encoding nucleotide exchange factor GrpE produces the protein MMDENKQVNNTSQQLGEPTEVKQSMKSDSPAQTNSNESDSEVTEQVTTPENVSSDTIFSPEDSVATTEKTEVETAALAELTQQIESLKVQLEERSTQYMRIAADFENYRKRTSKEKEELDLQVKRNTILELLPIVDNFERARAHLKPQSDGEMTIHKSYQGVYKQLVECLKRIGVSPMRPEGQEFDPNLHEAVMREPTDEHPEGTVLEELVRGYYLGDRVLRHSMVKVAAPKEDTPPAPDEQSSSSDS, from the coding sequence ATGATGGACGAAAATAAACAGGTAAACAATACAAGCCAGCAATTGGGTGAACCAACAGAGGTAAAGCAATCAATGAAGAGCGACTCCCCAGCCCAAACAAACTCCAACGAATCTGACAGCGAGGTTACTGAGCAAGTGACAACACCAGAAAATGTATCTTCAGATACAATATTTTCCCCAGAAGATAGTGTTGCTACCACTGAAAAAACTGAAGTAGAAACGGCTGCTTTGGCAGAATTGACTCAACAAATTGAGTCTCTCAAAGTGCAACTAGAAGAACGCAGTACTCAATATATGAGGATTGCCGCAGATTTTGAGAATTACCGCAAACGTACTAGCAAAGAAAAAGAAGAGTTGGATTTGCAAGTCAAGCGGAACACTATTTTGGAATTGCTACCCATAGTCGATAATTTTGAACGGGCGCGAGCGCACCTCAAGCCACAAAGTGACGGCGAGATGACAATTCACAAAAGTTATCAAGGGGTTTATAAACAACTAGTGGAATGCCTGAAACGCATAGGTGTATCACCGATGCGTCCTGAAGGTCAAGAATTCGATCCCAATCTCCATGAAGCAGTTATGCGCGAACCTACGGATGAACATCCAGAAGGAACAGTGTTAGAAGAGTTAGTACGCGGATATTATTTGGGCGATCGCGTGCTGCGCCATTCAATGGTCAAGGTGGCTGCTCCCAAGGAAGACACACCACCTGCACCCGACGAACAGTCGAGTTCCTCTGACAGTTAA
- the phnF gene encoding phosphonate metabolism transcriptional regulator PhnF yields the protein MNHELMPIYAKIAAQLRENIHQGTYQIGDQLPTETKLAEQFAVNRHTLRQAIALLKNEGLLRVDQGRGTFVAAKTIRYAIGKRVRYNQTLKGQGWQTRFQLLRILEVPADRAVAKGLEMKLGEPVALIERLGLADEEAISVSTGYFPLQRFPDFLAPHNIKIFREKQSISWFLRQVYGCDHIRRSTCVSARIVQPDDAHWLQLPLNQPILLAESVNVDQTGNVIEYGVTRFRGDRMELFFENDLTV from the coding sequence ATGAATCATGAACTAATGCCTATTTACGCCAAAATTGCTGCCCAGTTACGAGAGAATATCCATCAAGGGACTTACCAAATTGGCGACCAATTACCGACAGAAACGAAGTTAGCAGAACAATTTGCCGTCAATCGTCATACATTAAGACAAGCGATCGCACTCTTGAAAAATGAGGGGTTACTCAGAGTTGATCAGGGGCGAGGTACGTTTGTGGCTGCTAAAACTATCCGCTATGCCATCGGTAAGCGAGTGCGTTATAACCAAACCCTGAAAGGTCAAGGTTGGCAAACCAGATTTCAGCTACTCCGGATATTGGAAGTACCTGCTGATCGGGCTGTTGCCAAAGGCTTAGAGATGAAGCTTGGTGAACCTGTGGCTTTAATTGAACGTTTGGGTTTAGCGGATGAAGAAGCAATTAGTGTGAGTACAGGATACTTTCCCCTCCAGCGCTTTCCAGATTTTTTAGCACCGCATAACATCAAGATTTTTCGAGAAAAGCAATCAATCTCTTGGTTTTTGCGGCAAGTATATGGATGTGACCATATTCGTCGTAGTACGTGTGTTTCCGCCCGTATAGTTCAGCCTGATGATGCACATTGGTTGCAACTTCCCCTAAATCAACCTATTCTCCTGGCTGAGTCGGTCAATGTCGATCAAACAGGTAATGTGATTGAATATGGTGTGACTAGATTTCGGGGCGATCGCATGGAGTTGTTTTTTGAAAACGATTTGACAGTTTAG
- the phnG gene encoding phosphonate C-P lyase system protein PhnG: MASITQRQAWMKTVAKAELKQLEALVSKLDTLPSYSFLRSPEIGLTMVQGSTGGTGSPFNLGDMTITRCVVKLESPTKSESIVGFGFVGGRSHRHAELAAFCDALLQSPEWHDQIQAEVIQPLQTASLQRQELRKRQTAATKVNFLTMVRGE, encoded by the coding sequence ATGGCTAGCATAACCCAAAGACAAGCTTGGATGAAAACAGTGGCTAAAGCCGAACTAAAGCAACTCGAAGCATTGGTAAGCAAGTTAGACACATTACCCAGTTATAGTTTTTTACGTTCTCCAGAGATTGGTTTAACGATGGTTCAAGGAAGTACAGGGGGTACAGGAAGTCCCTTTAATCTCGGAGATATGACTATTACTCGCTGTGTAGTCAAACTAGAAAGCCCGACCAAATCAGAAAGCATCGTCGGTTTTGGTTTTGTCGGAGGGCGATCGCATCGTCATGCTGAATTAGCAGCCTTTTGTGATGCCCTACTGCAAAGTCCTGAATGGCATGATCAGATTCAAGCTGAAGTAATTCAACCACTACAAACCGCCAGTCTGCAACGGCAAGAACTCAGAAAACGCCAAACCGCCGCCACTAAAGTCAACTTTCTCACAATGGTGAGGGGAGAATAA
- the phnH gene encoding phosphonate C-P lyase system protein PhnH has translation MTPTFTHLPGFSDPIHDSQRTFRALLDASSRPAKVFNITSDLTTPTGLTLACATACLTLLDLDVQVWLQPGFAPEVKDWLLFHTGCQFTEQPEKSDFALIHELPSLSQLFSFHQGTAEQPETATTLLIQVESWQGGQPVILTGPGILDKQIITPKLPNYFWDFWTKNNQVYPLGIDVFLLAENTVMGLPRTAKYQVYHNA, from the coding sequence ATGACTCCAACATTTACGCATTTACCAGGCTTTTCAGACCCGATTCACGACTCTCAACGAACGTTTCGGGCTTTACTTGATGCTAGTTCTCGACCAGCAAAAGTATTTAATATTACATCTGATTTAACTACGCCCACAGGATTAACACTTGCTTGTGCCACAGCTTGTTTGACACTCTTAGATTTAGATGTTCAGGTCTGGCTGCAACCGGGTTTTGCACCCGAAGTAAAAGACTGGTTACTATTCCATACTGGCTGTCAATTTACAGAACAACCCGAAAAATCCGATTTTGCCTTAATTCACGAATTGCCATCACTGTCACAATTATTTAGTTTTCATCAGGGGACAGCGGAACAACCCGAAACTGCCACAACGTTATTGATCCAAGTCGAAAGTTGGCAAGGAGGGCAACCTGTAATATTGACAGGGCCAGGAATTTTAGACAAACAAATTATTACCCCAAAACTTCCCAACTATTTTTGGGATTTTTGGACAAAAAACAATCAAGTATATCCACTTGGTATCGATGTTTTTTTATTAGCAGAAAATACAGTCATGGGATTACCACGCACAGCAAAATATCAGGTCTACCATAATGCTTGA
- the iscB gene encoding RNA-guided endonuclease IscB — translation MSNFVLVLDTNKKPLTPIHPGDARFLLNQQKAAVFRRFPFTIILKEPKSEVPTQPIELKIDPGSKTTGFALVQNNKVIWGMELQHRGLAIKESLETRKGVRRGRRSRHTRYRQARFLNRTKPQGWLAPSLSHRVLTINTWVKRLCNFAPITDIVQELARFDLQQLENPEISGFEYQQGELQGYEVREYLLNKWNRKCAYCTAENVPLQVEHIKPKAKGGTNRISNLCLACEKCNIKKGTQDIEKFLAKKPELLKQILSQAKRPLKDASAVNSTRWALFNKLKETGLPITTGSGGLTKFNRTRLGLPKTHWIDAACVGKVETLKILTTKILTVKSTGHSCRRFCRINKFGFPCTEPKKIFTHVSTGDFVKATLHKDRKNITSGKYVSRVKTPTKNGCEIVINGFRVEFSTMKDITKVHCSDGYSYV, via the coding sequence ATGTCTAATTTTGTTCTAGTTCTTGATACCAACAAAAAACCACTTACTCCAATTCATCCAGGAGATGCACGTTTTTTATTAAATCAACAAAAAGCTGCTGTATTTAGAAGATTTCCATTTACCATAATTTTGAAAGAACCTAAATCTGAAGTTCCAACTCAACCGATTGAATTAAAAATAGATCCAGGGAGTAAAACTACAGGTTTTGCGTTAGTTCAAAATAATAAAGTCATCTGGGGTATGGAATTACAACACAGAGGTTTAGCTATTAAAGAAAGCCTAGAAACTCGAAAAGGAGTAAGGCGAGGAAGACGTTCTAGACATACTCGTTATCGTCAAGCTAGATTTCTTAACCGCACTAAACCTCAAGGTTGGTTAGCACCTTCTTTAAGCCATAGAGTTTTAACTATTAACACTTGGGTTAAAAGATTATGTAATTTTGCCCCAATAACTGACATAGTTCAAGAGCTTGCTAGGTTTGACCTACAGCAGCTAGAAAACCCGGAGATATCAGGCTTTGAGTATCAACAGGGAGAGTTACAAGGGTATGAAGTCCGTGAATATCTTTTGAATAAATGGAATAGAAAATGTGCATACTGTACTGCGGAAAATGTCCCTTTACAAGTTGAGCATATTAAACCAAAAGCCAAAGGAGGAACTAATAGAATTTCTAATTTGTGTCTAGCTTGTGAGAAATGCAATATCAAAAAAGGTACTCAAGATATTGAGAAGTTTTTAGCAAAAAAGCCTGAGTTGTTGAAGCAAATTTTATCCCAAGCCAAGCGTCCACTAAAAGATGCGTCTGCTGTAAATTCAACGAGATGGGCTTTATTTAATAAGTTAAAAGAAACTGGATTACCTATAACAACAGGTTCAGGAGGTTTAACTAAGTTTAATAGAACTCGTTTAGGATTGCCTAAAACTCATTGGATTGATGCTGCTTGTGTAGGAAAAGTTGAAACTCTCAAAATACTGACAACAAAAATTTTAACAGTAAAAAGCACGGGGCATAGTTGCAGAAGATTCTGTAGGATCAATAAATTTGGTTTTCCTTGCACTGAGCCTAAAAAAATATTCACTCATGTTTCTACAGGAGATTTTGTTAAGGCTACTTTGCACAAAGATCGTAAAAACATAACTTCTGGAAAGTATGTAAGTCGTGTTAAAACTCCCACAAAAAACGGATGTGAGATTGTTATCAATGGTTTTAGAGTTGAATTTTCAACAATGAAAGATATTACTAAGGTTCATTGTAGTGACGGGTATAGCTACGTTTGA
- the phnL gene encoding phosphonate C-P lyase system protein PhnL, translating to MLTLNHHHPPINIHPQTLLHIENLHKSFILHQQGGVRLPVLEEISLTLNPGECVALSGASGSGKSTFMRCIYGNYRADSGSVWVKHEGHWLDLCQLLPHELLAVRQKTIGYVSQFLRVIPRVPALEVAAELLLDLGEDPKVALTKVEDLFHRLQLPERLWHLSPTTFSGGEKQRVNLARALVVNFPILLLDEPTSALDATNRQVVMEILEERKSMGCALIGIFHDQEVRSSRLCNRELTCNE from the coding sequence ATGCTAACCCTCAACCACCATCACCCACCAATTAACATCCATCCTCAAACCCTCCTACACATTGAAAACCTACATAAAAGCTTCATCCTCCATCAACAAGGAGGAGTACGCTTACCAGTCCTAGAAGAAATTTCCCTCACCTTAAATCCTGGAGAATGCGTAGCCCTATCAGGTGCATCTGGTTCCGGTAAATCTACATTTATGCGCTGTATATATGGCAACTATCGTGCTGATAGCGGCTCAGTGTGGGTCAAACACGAAGGACATTGGCTCGACTTATGTCAACTTCTACCCCATGAACTTCTAGCCGTGAGGCAAAAAACCATTGGATATGTCAGCCAGTTTTTGCGAGTAATTCCCAGAGTACCAGCCCTAGAAGTTGCCGCAGAACTGTTGTTGGATTTAGGCGAAGATCCAAAAGTTGCTTTGACCAAAGTTGAAGACTTATTTCATCGACTGCAACTACCAGAACGCTTGTGGCATCTTTCCCCCACAACCTTTTCTGGCGGCGAAAAACAACGAGTAAATTTAGCTCGCGCCCTTGTAGTTAACTTCCCAATTTTGCTACTAGATGAACCCACCTCAGCCCTAGATGCGACCAATCGCCAAGTAGTGATGGAAATTCTAGAAGAACGTAAAAGTATGGGCTGTGCCTTAATTGGCATTTTTCATGATCAAGAAGTGCGATCGTCGCGACTGTGTAACCGGGAGTTAACCTGCAATGAATGA
- the phnK gene encoding phosphonate C-P lyase system protein PhnK, whose product MKPILQIQELSKSYNQIQACDRISFDLYPGQVLGIVGESGSGKSTLLKAIANNITIDKGNVIYKSRQEKYLEITQLPEHQRRWLMRTEWGFVQQNPRDGLRMQVSAGANIGERLLDIGVRHYGKIRDEAAHWLQQVEIDPTRMDDLPTTFSGGMQQRLQLARVLVTQPQLILMDEPTGGLDVSVQARLLDLLRSLVRNFNLSVILVTHDIGVVRLLAHRLLVMQQGQVVESGLTDQVLDDPQHPYTQLLVSAALTP is encoded by the coding sequence ATGAAGCCTATTTTACAGATACAAGAACTCAGTAAATCTTACAATCAAATCCAGGCTTGCGATCGCATCTCTTTTGATTTGTATCCTGGGCAAGTTCTCGGTATTGTCGGCGAATCAGGGTCGGGTAAATCTACTTTGCTCAAAGCGATCGCCAATAATATTACCATCGACAAAGGTAACGTTATCTACAAAAGTCGCCAAGAAAAATATTTAGAGATCACCCAACTTCCAGAACATCAACGCCGTTGGTTAATGCGAACCGAGTGGGGTTTTGTCCAACAAAATCCTCGTGACGGCTTACGAATGCAAGTAAGTGCAGGAGCGAACATTGGTGAACGATTACTAGATATTGGAGTCCGACACTATGGCAAAATTCGGGATGAAGCGGCGCACTGGTTACAACAAGTAGAAATTGATCCAACGCGAATGGATGACTTGCCAACAACTTTCTCTGGAGGGATGCAGCAAAGGCTACAACTTGCCCGTGTATTAGTAACGCAACCACAGTTGATATTAATGGATGAACCCACAGGCGGACTAGATGTATCAGTCCAAGCACGCTTATTAGACTTATTGCGATCGCTAGTCAGAAACTTTAATTTAAGTGTAATTTTAGTCACCCATGACATCGGCGTTGTCCGACTCCTAGCCCATCGCTTACTAGTAATGCAACAAGGACAAGTCGTGGAATCAGGACTAACCGACCAAGTACTAGACGATCCACAACATCCCTACACCCAACTCCTAGTCAGCGCCGCCCTCACACCATAA
- the phnD gene encoding phosphonate ABC transporter substrate-binding protein: MVVSRRNPLLLGIAVVLIGAISSCALLNSNSQKENLADNDKEIVLGLIPAESNEEVVAQFEPMRAYMEKKIGRPITMFTATDYAGIVEAMRRGRVDIAWFGALSYIMAEQEAGAEAFAVGVPESGDSTYNGIMMVPADSDIQSIKDLEGKNVAFVDPASTSGGLVPSFMVKQTFNRDPQEVFGRLTYAGSHDAAMLAVRNKSVDAAASHTVIYQTMIDRGLITEQTNRIIAKSAPIPGPPLTYRRDLDDKLKTQIRETILNAHNDIDVTGFGKLARYEVATPDDYNPIREMIKTLGLKREEILK, encoded by the coding sequence ATGGTTGTATCTCGTCGTAACCCACTGCTCTTAGGTATAGCAGTTGTGCTAATAGGAGCTATAAGTTCATGCGCCTTGCTTAATAGCAATAGCCAAAAAGAAAACCTCGCAGACAATGATAAAGAAATAGTCTTGGGTTTAATTCCAGCAGAAAGTAACGAGGAAGTAGTAGCTCAATTTGAGCCGATGCGAGCCTATATGGAAAAGAAAATAGGTCGCCCAATCACCATGTTCACAGCTACAGACTATGCCGGGATTGTGGAAGCTATGCGCCGTGGCCGAGTTGATATTGCCTGGTTTGGGGCCCTTTCTTACATCATGGCAGAACAAGAAGCCGGAGCTGAAGCTTTTGCTGTCGGTGTACCTGAAAGTGGCGATTCTACTTACAACGGGATCATGATGGTGCCTGCGGATTCTGACATTCAATCCATAAAAGATTTAGAAGGTAAAAATGTAGCTTTTGTAGACCCCGCTTCCACATCCGGTGGTCTTGTACCTTCTTTTATGGTGAAACAAACATTTAACCGTGATCCTCAAGAAGTCTTTGGACGTTTGACCTACGCTGGCTCTCATGACGCGGCGATGTTAGCAGTACGGAATAAATCGGTGGATGCAGCAGCTTCTCATACCGTGATTTACCAAACCATGATTGACCGTGGCTTAATTACAGAACAAACAAATCGCATTATCGCCAAATCCGCCCCCATTCCTGGACCACCTCTGACTTATCGTCGTGATCTCGACGATAAACTGAAAACTCAAATCCGAGAGACTATCCTCAATGCCCATAACGATATTGATGTCACCGGGTTCGGCAAGCTAGCTAGGTACGAAGTTGCCACCCCAGATGATTACAATCCCATTCGGGAAATGATTAAAACTTTGGGACTAAAACGGGAAGAAATTCTGAAATAG
- a CDS encoding VOC family protein, which yields MITGINHITLSLADIEESFNFYTQVLGCQAIANQNRRH from the coding sequence ATGATTACAGGAATTAACCATATAACTTTATCACTTGCCGATATAGAAGAATCTTTTAATTTCTACACCCAAGTTTTAGGTTGTCAAGCGATCGCTAACCAGAATCGCCGCCATTAA
- the phnM gene encoding phosphonate metabolism protein PhnM, whose product MNEQIYTNYRLQLPDQEILGTLLVRDGIIADIQPGVVNHGQNGQGDYLLPGLIELHTDNLERCMSPRPGIRWPLEAAAVYHDRDLASAGVTTVCDAIAIGDIAASSPRLTNFAPMIDVICQGQATGRFSVEHRIHLRCELAYEEVYQITENYADNSLLSMISLMDHTPGQRQFINLDKFKEYYMGKHGVTATEIENLIITRQQKQQMYGQKNRKALVELAQAQGISLASHDDATVDHVQEAVQNGVVLAEFPTTIEAAKAAHSSGLQVLMGAPNLVLGGSHSGNVSALELVLLDLVDVISSDYVPQSLLQSIFIIAHKTGKPIYEAMRLFTSNPAKSIDLFHNRGSLEIGKRADFITVHDDGIVPCLISTICRGRRVS is encoded by the coding sequence ATGAATGAGCAAATATATACCAACTATCGTCTCCAACTTCCAGATCAAGAAATCCTCGGTACTCTTTTAGTTCGAGATGGAATTATTGCCGATATTCAACCAGGAGTAGTTAATCATGGACAGAATGGACAAGGAGACTATCTCCTACCAGGATTGATTGAACTCCATACAGACAATTTAGAACGCTGTATGTCTCCCCGTCCAGGAATTCGGTGGCCTTTAGAAGCAGCAGCCGTTTATCATGACCGAGACTTAGCCAGTGCTGGAGTCACAACAGTATGTGATGCGATCGCTATTGGCGATATAGCTGCCAGTTCCCCCCGTTTAACTAACTTTGCTCCCATGATTGATGTCATCTGTCAGGGACAAGCAACAGGACGCTTTTCTGTCGAACATCGAATACACCTGCGCTGTGAACTAGCTTATGAAGAGGTTTATCAAATTACCGAAAATTATGCCGATAATTCCCTCTTATCAATGATTTCCCTAATGGATCATACCCCTGGACAAAGACAGTTTATCAATCTAGACAAGTTCAAAGAATATTACATGGGCAAACATGGAGTGACAGCCACAGAAATTGAAAACCTCATCATAACTCGTCAACAAAAACAACAAATGTATGGACAAAAAAACCGGAAAGCTTTAGTAGAATTAGCTCAAGCTCAAGGTATTTCTTTAGCTAGTCATGATGATGCTACCGTTGATCATGTGCAGGAAGCTGTACAAAATGGAGTAGTGTTAGCGGAATTTCCCACCACCATAGAAGCAGCAAAAGCCGCCCATAGTTCAGGTTTACAAGTTTTGATGGGTGCGCCTAATTTAGTCTTGGGTGGTTCTCACTCTGGAAATGTTTCGGCACTGGAATTAGTTTTGTTGGATTTAGTAGATGTGATTTCCTCCGATTACGTTCCTCAAAGTTTGTTGCAATCTATTTTTATCATTGCCCACAAAACTGGGAAACCTATTTATGAAGCCATGAGATTATTTACCAGTAATCCAGCCAAATCTATTGATTTATTTCATAATCGTGGCAGTCTAGAAATTGGTAAACGGGCTGATTTTATCACTGTTCATGATGATGGCATTGTACCGTGTTTAATTTCCACTATCTGTCGAGGTCGTCGTGTTAGCTGA